In a genomic window of Scyliorhinus torazame isolate Kashiwa2021f chromosome 5, sScyTor2.1, whole genome shotgun sequence:
- the LOC140418563 gene encoding uncharacterized protein isoform X1, whose translation MEENGNIHSEEKPWKCGECEEGFRSPSELESHRRSHTGERPFTCFACGKGFAQSSNLLQHQRVHTVERAFPCPQCGKGFTQSSQLLRHQRVHSGEKPFICPECGKGFTRTSGLLTHQRVHTGERPFTCSKCGKGFAQSSNLLKHQRIHTEERPFKCPDCGQSYKSSLDLMRHQIVHTDERPFKCSHCASGFRRSEELTVHLRIHNGERPFTCSECGKRFTQSSALLTHQRVHTGERPFSCSECGKRFTDLSTLLKHQSVHTDERPFKCSDCVKCYKSPRELMYHQRVHTTERPFKCLDCEKCYKSSGELIRHQRVHTDERPFKCSYCETGFRGPEQLTAHQRIHTGVRPFTCSKCGRGFTQSSTLLRHQRVHTGERPFACPECGKGFTTLSTLCKHQHIHNEQQ comes from the coding sequence ATGGAAGAAAACGGcaacattcacagtgaggagaaaccctgGAAATGTGGAGAATGTGAGGAGGGATTTAGATCCCCATCTGAGTTGGaatctcatcgacgcagtcacactggggagaggccgttcacctgttttgcgtgtgggaagggattcgctcaatcTTCCAACCTGCtgcaacaccagcgggttcacactgtggaGAGAGCATTCCCCTGtccacagtgtgggaagggattcactcaatcctcccagctgctgagacaccagcgagttcatagtggggagaaaccattcatctgccccgagtgtgggaaaggattcactcgcaCATCAGGGctgctgacgcaccagcgagttcacactggggagaggccattcacctgctccaagtgtgggaagggattcgctcagtcatccaacctgctgaaacaccagcgaattcacaccgaggagagacctttcaaatgcccagactgtgggcaGTCCTATAAAAGTTCCCTGGACCTAATGCGTCATCaaattgttcacactgatgagagaccgttcaagtGCTCTCACTGTGcgtctgggttcaggcgatcagaaGAACTCACTGTGCACCTACGAATTCACAatggggaaagaccgttcacctgctcagagtgtgggaagcgattcactcagtcatctgcacTGCTGACgcatcagcgagtccacactggggagagaccattctcttgctcagagtgtgggaagagattcactgatttatccaccctgctgaaacaccagagtgttcacactgatgagagaccttttaaatgctcggACTGTGTAAAGTGCTATAAAAGTCCCCGGGAACTGATgtatcatcaacgtgttcacaccactgagagaccatttaaatgtctaGACTGCGAGAAGTGCtacaaaagttctggggaactgatccgCCATCAAcgcgttcacactgacgagagaccattcaagtGCTCTTACTGCGAGACAGGTTTCAGGGGACCAGAACAACTCACTgcgcaccagagaattcacactggggtgaggccattcacctgctccaaatgtgggaggggattcactcagtcatccacactgctgcgacaccagcgagttcacactggggagagaccattcgcctgcccagaatgtgggaagggatttactacctTATCCACCCTGTGCAAACACCAGCATATTCACAATGAacaacagtga